From Temnothorax longispinosus isolate EJ_2023e chromosome 3, Tlon_JGU_v1, whole genome shotgun sequence, one genomic window encodes:
- the Ndc1 gene encoding nucleoporin NDC1 translates to MIETDKKGCRELLMRRMTLAVITSVLLQLFLVCCLVLLTNASTDFARWFDETWSTVMSPRMWVYFIVLAMVTVLQGFLCSKNYLHLPPYYKSRFVKLCMTLMIQSLLLRALYIVIGGILVWLHLSLKRGSYSSTADCSVIRGTCTLEEYYFLLFSGLWSGLYFSIKTGDSARKYFRFPIIAQSKFFQLRQRIYTMFPTLIISSMWSTLYYMAVYYFMGSYYREALLSMISMQVEVKPLDTVAKLLNLSLILQLWLHQFIFILIISSTYTIFEIYLTEWAPFKFGLSGAYTPDSSEMTLIDVLSMDKIPIMQHLGYLDLVTLAQKEKMRRGTLFTLSQPGGHPYNWNCVVQKCTDLLKKFSSDLNAISAKSQDQTTCYSTLTARLPPGQQSQYMYHMRKLVPDVAPTLVAEADAREAPYSGSFIQKFLKQKKEAVVTYLFSKPLISYIFGEQDDNKIRYALHNGQMVIWAAEAISSLTVFSLSEDSYGIVQKDVPIIINTLLSVKQALDKLQKSAVLARKMQADDKLIREVFTSLRSAIKRSLYRIVTNFESYIKDLSLEPSTLEQLHGFLYYKE, encoded by the coding sequence ATGATCGAGACGGACAAGAAGGGCTGCCGGGAGCTGTTGATGCGGCGGATGACCTTGGCCGTCATCACGAGTGTATTGCTGCAACTGTTTCTCGTCTGTTGCCTCGTCCTGCTCACGAATGCGAGCACGGACTTTGCGCGTTGGTTCGACGAGACGTGGAGCACCGTGATGTCGCCACGGATGTGGGTTTACTTCATCGTCCTCGCCATGGTGACCGTCTTGCAGGGTTTTCTCTGCAGCAAGAATTATCTGCATCTTCCGCCGTACTACAAGAGCAGATTCGTCAAGCTGTGTATGACCCTCATGATTCAGAGCTTGCTTCTGCGAGcgttatatattgttatcgGTGGTATTCTGGTCTGGCTACACTTGTCGTTGAAGAGAGGAAGCTACAGCTCGACTGCAGACTGCAGCGTCATACGTGGAACGTGCACGCTGGAAGAGTACTACTTCCTGCTGTTCAGCGGCTTATGGAGTGGATTATACTTTTCAATCAAGACTGGCGATTCTGCTAGGAAATATTTCCGGTTTCCTATTATAGCGCAATCTAAATTCTTCCAACTGAGACAAAGAATTTACACCATGTTCCCGACATTGATAATTTCCTCCATGTGGTCAACTCTGTATTATATGgctgtttattatttcatgGGTTCGTATTACCGTGAAGCATTGTTATCTATGATTTCTATGCAGGTAGAAGTCAAGCCTTTGGACACTGTGGCTAAATTGCTAAATCTGTCACTGATATTGCAACTGTGGCTTcatcaatttatattcatattgaTTATCAGCAGTACTTAcacaatatttgaaatataccTGACTGAATGGGCGCCATTTAAATTTGGCTTGAGTGGCGCGTACACTCCTGATAGTTCAGAAATGACTCTTATTGATGTACTATCAATGGACAAGATACCGATAATGCAGCACTTGGGTTACTTGGACCTGGTCACCTTAGCTCAAAAGGAGAAAATGAGAAGGGGTACATTATTCACGCTCAGTCAGCCGGGTGGTCATCCATACAACTGGAACTGTGTGGTGCAAAAGTGTACAGATCTTCTCAAAAAGTTCTCGTCGGACCTCAATGCAATATCTGCAAAATCTCAAGATCAAACGACCTGTTACAGCACGTTGACAGCAAGATTACCACCAGGTCAGCAAAGCCAATATATGTACCACATGCGGAAATTAGTACCGGACGTAGCACCAACGTTAGTAGCGGAAGCAGATGCAAGGGAAGCTCCTTACAGCGGTTCATTTATTCAAAAGTTTTTGAAGCAGAAAAAAGAAGCTGttgtaacttatttattttctaagcCACTCATCAGTTACATCTTTGGCGAGCAAGATGACAATAAGATTCGTTATGCTTTACACAACGGGCAAATGGTGATTTGGGCAGCCGAAGCAATTTCATCTTTAACCGTCTTTTCGTTGAGTGAAGATTCTTATGGTATTGTACAAAAGGATGTGCCAATCATCATCAACACTCTGCTGTCAGTGAAGCAGGCTCTGGACAAACTTCAAAAGTCAGCTGTGTTAGCGAGAAAAATGCAAGCAGATGATAAATTGATTAGGGAGGTTTTTACGTCTTTACGAAGTGCGATCAAGCGTAGTCTATATAGAATTGTTACAAACTTTGAATCGTATATCAAGGACTTGTCTCTTGAACCTTCGACGCTAGAACAATTGCACGggtttctttattataaggaataa